A stretch of the Lolium perenne isolate Kyuss_39 chromosome 3, Kyuss_2.0, whole genome shotgun sequence genome encodes the following:
- the LOC127338677 gene encoding acidic endochitinase SE2-like: MASRALTLFQLITLFFLALLATCHAGSIAIYWGQNDGEASLAKTCASGNYEFVILAFLPKFGKGQTPQLDLASHCDPSSGGCKSQSKDISSCQSRGVKVLLSIGGADGNYGLTSPGDASQVAMYLWNNFLGGTSSSRPLGAAVLDGIDFDIELGGAKFWNNLATDLKKLGNNGGKTVLLSAAPQCPFPDEWDGGAISTGLFDYVWVQFYNNQECQFDAGHAAFMDAWNKWVSVPAGKIFLGLPASSSKDGAGTGFIPANELTSRVLPLIKGSTKYGGVMLWSKYYDDQSGYSSSIKSYV, from the coding sequence ATGGCAAGCCGAGCTCTTACTCTCTTTCAGCTCATCACATTATTCTTTTTGGCGCTCCTTGCGACGTGCCACGCAGGCAGCATCGCCATCTACTGGGGCCAGAATGACGGCGAGGCTTCGCTTGCCAAAACATGCGCATCAGGGAACTATGAGTTCGTCATTCTGGCGTTCCTTCCCAAGTTCGGCAAAGGCCAGACACCACAGCTAGACCTTGCAAGCCATTGCGATCCTTCGTCTGGCGGATGCAAAAGCCAAAGCAAGGATATCAGCTCGTGCCAGAGCCGTGGCGTGAAAGTTCTCCTTTCCATCGGCGGTGCCGATGGGAACTATGGCCTCACGTCTCCCGGTGATGCCAGTCAGGTTGCCATGTATCTGTGGAACAACTTCTTGGGCGGCACTTCCTCCTCCCGCCCTCTCGGCGCCGCTGTACTCGATGGCATCGACTTCGACATCGAGCTCGGCGGTGCTAAGTTCTGGAACAACCTCGCCacagacctcaagaaattgggcaacaatggcgggaagacagtgtTGTTGAGCGCGGCACCGCAGTGCCCTTTCCCAGATGAGTGGGATGGCGGCGCAATCAGCACAGGGTTGTTCGATTATGTGTGGGTGCAGTTCTATAACAATCAGGAGTGTCAGTTCGACGCAGGGCACGCTGCGTTCATGGATGCGTGGAATAAGTGGGTCTCGGTGCCGGCAGGTAAGATCTTTCTGGGACTGCCAGCTTCCAGCTCAAAGGATGGGGCAGGCACGGGATTCATTCCTGCCAATGAGCTCACATCTCGTGTGTTACCGCTCATCAAGGGCTCGACCAAGTACGGCGGCGTCATGTTGTGGTCTAAGTACTATGATGATCAGAGCGGATACAGTTCCTCCATCAAGAGTTATGTGTGA